In Anaerolineales bacterium, the following proteins share a genomic window:
- a CDS encoding thymidine kinase — protein MKHHSGRIEVVCGSMFSGKTEELLRRVRRAQIAQQRVQVFKPALDTRYGEMRITSHDGKGFEAYPCESIAEMAARLDTTATVIAIDEVQFFEAGIVPFVEDLARRGRRVIVAGLDTDFRGEPFGQMPTLMAVAEEVTKLHAICVVCGEPACRTQRLLNGKPAHYDDPIILIGAQDSYEARCREHHVVVRESSRVTG, from the coding sequence ATGAAACATCATTCTGGACGGATTGAAGTCGTCTGTGGGAGTATGTTCAGCGGCAAGACAGAAGAACTTCTTCGCCGCGTGCGCCGCGCCCAGATCGCCCAACAACGGGTGCAAGTGTTCAAACCCGCCCTTGATACCCGCTATGGGGAGATGCGCATTACCTCCCACGATGGGAAAGGCTTCGAGGCATACCCCTGCGAAAGCATCGCGGAGATGGCGGCGAGACTTGATACAACAGCGACGGTGATAGCTATTGACGAGGTGCAGTTCTTCGAGGCGGGCATTGTTCCTTTTGTGGAAGACCTTGCCCGACGCGGGCGGCGGGTGATCGTCGCCGGATTGGATACCGATTTTCGCGGTGAACCGTTCGGGCAGATGCCCACCCTTATGGCGGTTGCCGAGGAGGTTACGAAACTCCATGCCATATGCGTAGTCTGTGGGGAGCCTGCCTGCCGAACGCAGCGCCTCTTGAATGGCAAACCCGCCCACTACGACGATCCGATCATCCTCATTGGCGCACAAGATAGCTATGAGGCACGCTGCCGCGAGCATCACGTTGTCGTCAGGGAATCCTCACGGGTGACAGGGTAA
- the rpmA gene encoding 50S ribosomal protein L27 yields MAHKKGGGSSRNGRDSNSQRLGVKKFGGELVISGNILVRQRGNRFYPGVGTAQGKDFTIFAVTEGYVGFEWVRGGKRVITVRPERVTPKTTEA; encoded by the coding sequence ATGGCGCATAAGAAGGGCGGCGGTTCAAGCCGCAATGGGCGGGACTCGAACTCACAACGCCTCGGCGTGAAGAAGTTCGGCGGCGAATTGGTCATCTCCGGCAATATTCTTGTCCGGCAGCGGGGCAACCGCTTTTACCCCGGTGTGGGGACGGCGCAAGGTAAGGATTTCACCATCTTCGCTGTCACCGAGGGCTATGTTGGGTTTGAATGGGTACGCGGCGGCAAGCGGGTAATCACCGTGCGCCCAGAGCGTGTCACCCCCAAGACAACAGAGGCGTAA
- a CDS encoding LUD domain-containing protein: MTDSRTQILARLRQHRTPFPDAPPPPERYLPVSVIDVTNEEALIARFTTEVDALKGTVTLCADVKAARKAMLTHIGTAERVMAWGEIPLTGWRQALSAKGISVVIPDVRGEDRVPRYADLESIAVGITGAAAAFATTGTIVLPTDAGQGRIPSLVPPTHIALLPRERLFPRLEEWLTAEGRETLQRSRSVAFISGASKTGDIEMEIIYGVHGPKHVHIVLY, encoded by the coding sequence ATGACCGACAGCCGTACTCAGATTCTTGCCCGTTTGCGTCAACATCGAACGCCCTTTCCCGATGCGCCCCCGCCGCCAGAGCGGTATCTGCCCGTCTCCGTGATCGATGTCACCAATGAAGAAGCCCTCATTGCCCGCTTCACTACCGAGGTGGATGCGCTTAAAGGGACGGTGACTCTCTGCGCCGATGTGAAAGCGGCACGCAAGGCGATGCTGACGCATATCGGCACGGCAGAGCGCGTCATGGCATGGGGCGAGATTCCCCTCACTGGGTGGCGGCAGGCGCTGTCAGCAAAAGGGATCAGCGTCGTGATCCCCGATGTGCGCGGGGAAGATCGCGTCCCACGCTATGCCGATTTGGAGAGTATTGCGGTGGGCATCACTGGGGCAGCGGCTGCCTTTGCCACAACGGGGACGATTGTCTTGCCAACAGACGCCGGACAAGGGCGAATTCCCTCCCTTGTCCCGCCCACCCATATCGCCCTACTCCCTCGCGAGCGGCTTTTCCCGCGTCTGGAAGAATGGCTTACCGCCGAGGGGCGAGAGACGCTTCAGCGTTCGCGGAGCGTTGCTTTCATCTCCGGCGCGAGCAAGACGGGTGATATTGAAATGGAAATTATCTATGGCGTCCATGGACCAAAACACGTTCATATCGTGCTATATTGA
- a CDS encoding iron-sulfur cluster-binding protein, translating to MKRHPNDFPHAALAALEDSQLQTALTRATTNGIGGRLRAMGELPHADALRAQGRAAKQRAMNALPELLEQFEQAITARGAMVLWAMDAAEANQHVLSIAQQHAVKKIVKGKSMISEEIGLNPVLENAGLQVVETDLGEFIVQLDDDAPSHIVMPIIHKTREQVRDLFVERLAMPPSDDPAVMTAHAHDHLRREFLSADMGINGANFIIAETGTLVIVTNEGNGRMCSSLPRVHVFLVGIEKVVPTLEDFATLLQLLTRSATGQKLSVYTHLVGGGAKEDDPDGPDHLYVILIDNGRSQMHDTEYADALLCLRCGACQHICPVYQNVGGHAYGSVYGGPIGAVITPLLQGLANAVTLPYASSLCGACKAACPVDIDLPDMLLRLRGDLVSEHHSEPLMTLGIKAWARAMTSPRLYGLGGMAARAGTRALARETGVVQTLPGILGNWTQYRDFPPFAPKSFHQLWREREKGS from the coding sequence ATGAAGCGCCACCCAAACGATTTTCCGCACGCTGCCCTTGCCGCACTAGAAGATAGCCAATTGCAAACAGCGCTGACTCGCGCCACTACTAATGGAATCGGCGGACGGCTGCGGGCGATGGGCGAACTGCCCCATGCCGATGCGCTGCGGGCGCAGGGGCGTGCCGCCAAACAGCGGGCGATGAATGCCCTCCCTGAGCTTCTCGAACAGTTTGAGCAGGCGATCACGGCACGAGGGGCGATGGTTCTTTGGGCGATGGATGCGGCGGAGGCAAACCAGCATGTTCTAAGCATTGCCCAACAACACGCTGTGAAAAAGATTGTGAAAGGGAAAAGTATGATCTCCGAGGAGATCGGGCTAAACCCTGTCCTCGAAAACGCGGGCTTGCAGGTAGTGGAAACCGATCTCGGTGAATTTATCGTTCAGTTGGATGACGACGCACCCAGTCATATCGTCATGCCGATCATCCACAAAACCCGCGAGCAAGTCCGCGATTTGTTCGTTGAACGCCTTGCTATGCCGCCCTCGGACGATCCGGCGGTGATGACCGCCCATGCCCACGATCATCTTCGTCGTGAATTCCTCAGCGCCGATATGGGCATTAACGGGGCAAATTTCATCATTGCCGAAACGGGAACGTTGGTCATCGTCACCAACGAGGGCAACGGGCGGATGTGTAGTTCGCTCCCCCGGGTCCATGTGTTTCTTGTAGGGATTGAAAAGGTCGTCCCCACCTTAGAGGACTTCGCCACCCTGTTGCAGCTTTTGACCCGCAGTGCAACGGGGCAAAAGCTGAGCGTCTACACGCATCTTGTGGGTGGAGGAGCAAAAGAGGATGATCCCGATGGCCCCGATCACCTCTATGTGATCCTCATCGATAATGGGCGCAGTCAGATGCACGACACAGAGTATGCCGATGCCCTCTTATGCTTGCGCTGCGGAGCGTGTCAGCATATTTGTCCGGTCTACCAAAATGTAGGCGGTCATGCCTATGGATCGGTCTATGGCGGACCCATCGGGGCGGTGATCACGCCGCTCTTACAGGGCTTGGCGAACGCGGTGACTCTGCCCTATGCCAGCAGCCTATGCGGGGCGTGCAAAGCTGCCTGTCCGGTAGACATCGACCTTCCCGATATGCTCTTGCGCTTGCGGGGCGATCTTGTCAGCGAACACCACAGTGAGCCACTTATGACCTTAGGAATCAAAGCATGGGCGCGAGCGATGACCTCTCCCCGCCTTTATGGGCTAGGGGGCATGGCGGCGCGGGCGGGGACACGCGCCTTAGCGCGCGAAACAGGCGTGGTTCAGACGCTCCCCGGTATATTGGGGAACTGGACACAGTACCGCGATTTTCCGCCCTTTGCCCCCAAATCCTTTCATCAGCTATGGCGCGAACGTGAGAAAGGAAGTTAA
- the rplU gene encoding 50S ribosomal protein L21 encodes MYAIVKIGGGKQYRVEPGKTIDVEKLPHEAGTALDLGEVLLVVTDGGEVRIGQPTVSGAVVKATVVEDYRGDKVLIWKYRPGLRYRRRRGHRQTYTRLRIESVTV; translated from the coding sequence ATGTATGCAATCGTCAAAATCGGCGGCGGTAAGCAGTACCGCGTTGAGCCGGGCAAAACCATTGATGTTGAAAAACTCCCCCACGAGGCGGGGACAGCGCTTGATCTAGGCGAAGTCCTTTTGGTGGTTACTGATGGGGGCGAAGTACGCATCGGACAGCCAACAGTTTCCGGGGCGGTGGTCAAGGCAACTGTTGTCGAAGACTATCGCGGCGATAAAGTTCTAATCTGGAAATATCGCCCAGGGTTGCGTTACCGCCGTCGGCGCGGACACCGCCAAACCTATACCCGCCTCCGTATTGAGAGCGTCACCGTATAA
- a CDS encoding pyridoxamine 5'-phosphate oxidase family protein: protein MGKFYESISETLQEFIEAQHMFFVASAPLSPDGHVNLSPKGMVSLRVLSPNRVAYIDLIGSGNETSAHVSENGRITFMWCAFNGKPDIVRLYGKGRAILPSDPEWAEFRPLFPPYINARQIITADIHKVQTSCGYGVPLMDFVADRDTMTRWAEAKGEDGLAEYICAKNVKSIDGLPTPIGVRGTVR from the coding sequence ATGGGGAAATTCTACGAGAGCATCAGCGAGACGTTGCAGGAATTCATTGAGGCGCAGCACATGTTTTTTGTCGCCAGCGCACCGCTGAGTCCCGATGGGCATGTAAATCTCTCCCCAAAAGGGATGGTCAGCTTGCGCGTGCTTTCCCCAAACCGTGTTGCCTATATCGACCTGATTGGGAGCGGGAATGAGACTTCCGCCCATGTGAGCGAGAATGGACGAATTACCTTCATGTGGTGCGCCTTTAACGGCAAACCAGACATTGTGCGGTTATATGGGAAAGGGCGTGCCATCCTACCCAGTGATCCTGAATGGGCGGAATTTCGTCCGTTGTTCCCACCGTACATCAACGCCCGTCAGATTATCACGGCGGATATTCACAAGGTACAAACATCCTGTGGCTATGGAGTCCCCCTGATGGACTTTGTAGCGGATCGCGATACCATGACACGGTGGGCAGAGGCAAAGGGCGAGGATGGTTTAGCCGAGTACATCTGCGCGAAAAACGTGAAAAGCATCGATGGGCTGCCCACGCCCATTGGGGTGCGGGGGACGGTCAGGTAG
- the rpmE gene encoding 50S ribosomal protein L31: protein MRENIHPKWFPEAKMVCAACGTTWTVGSTRQSLSVDVCSNCHPFYTGEQRIVDTEGRVDRFYKRLEVRTNIAAETEAKHNPANLLLSELGVGMQYTDVLVKNGITNAEDFIKRLAEGGDESILEIRGVGRRVLTDIKKKLRARGLELPKSQE, encoded by the coding sequence ATGCGTGAAAATATTCACCCCAAATGGTTCCCCGAAGCGAAGATGGTCTGTGCCGCTTGTGGGACAACATGGACAGTCGGTTCTACCCGTCAATCCCTCAGCGTGGATGTTTGCTCGAACTGTCACCCCTTTTATACTGGCGAACAGCGCATTGTGGACACCGAAGGGCGCGTGGATCGCTTCTACAAGCGCTTGGAAGTGCGGACGAATATTGCCGCTGAGACCGAGGCAAAGCATAATCCGGCAAATCTCCTCCTCAGCGAATTGGGCGTGGGGATGCAATATACCGATGTGCTGGTGAAAAATGGTATCACCAACGCCGAGGATTTCATCAAGCGCCTTGCCGAAGGCGGCGATGAAAGTATCTTGGAGATTCGCGGGGTGGGGCGTCGTGTTCTAACCGATATTAAGAAGAAGCTCCGCGCACGGGGGCTTGAACTGCCCAAATCACAAGAATAG
- a CDS encoding alpha/beta fold hydrolase — MFRKLPVVLILIMGFMAITPKPAEGGVIPRLEAAPCPVAIPDPKGITCGYLIVHEDRANPSSRLIRVAFVVAKATSDSPSADPVFYLHGGPGQGILSYASWWGNSSFRSERDVIIVDQRGAGKSSPSLACPEMDDLPLLTLTEPITPAAAAAIHAQTAEACAVRLNAEGIALHAYTNRTVAADLDDLRRLLGYSQVNLFAYSAGTRLALTLMRDYPATIRAVILDSIYAPPGVDYYSELTTNAAATFETLFAYCAADAACHSAYPDLKATFQRAIQRLAEQPATFMMIEPDQDDSYTATMTREAFVGLIYRLLYDPATIGILPRLIETVSRGDETMLPALLKAPLHEPKYYSMGLNQALHCGEIVPYTAYAPPKEGDPFAGFYHWDVNPEAFKRLCPAFGMIPNPEDNRPVVSDIPTLILSGALDPAAPPVHAEFVAKHLTNAHLITFPTQAHFVWDRGGACPKGIATAFLAAPTQAPSTECLTTMPPIPFITPPQVVRLSGAAEFMAVMTEQGITLKNFSVPIFVGILALVSPLFVAISVIRPQQRVSAAARSLQIGHVLAGGMLILDVLAVISVYRVLTTTATGHYGMLYAGVPLWASIIFLIPIVVAILAVGLLALIMFARRGRVWSAGTRLYYGLIALASFGLILWLAGWGLVPL; from the coding sequence ATGTTCAGAAAACTACCGGTTGTATTGATCCTGATCATGGGTTTTATGGCGATCACCCCCAAACCAGCCGAGGGGGGTGTCATCCCCCGTTTGGAAGCTGCCCCCTGTCCGGTGGCAATCCCCGATCCCAAAGGGATTACCTGCGGCTATTTGATCGTTCATGAAGACCGCGCCAATCCCTCTAGTCGCTTGATTCGTGTGGCGTTTGTGGTGGCAAAGGCAACCAGCGATTCGCCGAGCGCTGATCCGGTTTTCTACCTACACGGTGGACCGGGGCAGGGCATTTTGTCTTATGCGTCATGGTGGGGGAACTCTTCCTTTCGCTCTGAGCGCGATGTGATCATCGTCGATCAACGTGGTGCGGGGAAATCGTCGCCGTCGTTGGCTTGCCCAGAAATGGACGATCTCCCCCTTCTGACTCTGACGGAACCAATCACTCCGGCAGCGGCGGCGGCGATCCATGCGCAGACGGCTGAAGCGTGTGCTGTTCGCCTAAACGCAGAGGGGATCGCCCTCCATGCCTACACCAACCGAACGGTTGCCGCTGATCTAGACGATCTGCGTCGGTTGTTGGGCTACTCGCAGGTGAATCTATTTGCTTATTCCGCCGGAACGCGCCTCGCCTTAACACTCATGCGCGATTACCCAGCGACGATTCGGGCTGTGATCCTCGATTCTATCTATGCCCCGCCGGGGGTGGACTACTACAGCGAACTAACCACAAATGCCGCCGCCACTTTTGAGACTCTTTTTGCCTACTGTGCCGCCGATGCCGCTTGTCATAGCGCATATCCTGACCTAAAGGCAACCTTTCAGCGGGCAATCCAACGTTTGGCGGAACAGCCCGCTACTTTCATGATGATTGAACCGGATCAAGATGATAGCTACACAGCAACCATGACTCGTGAGGCATTTGTGGGGCTGATTTACCGCCTGCTCTATGATCCAGCGACGATAGGCATCCTTCCCCGCCTGATTGAGACGGTCAGTCGAGGTGACGAGACAATGCTGCCCGCACTACTGAAAGCGCCGCTCCACGAACCGAAATACTACAGCATGGGCTTAAATCAGGCACTTCATTGTGGGGAGATTGTCCCTTATACAGCCTATGCGCCGCCTAAAGAGGGCGATCCCTTTGCCGGTTTCTACCATTGGGACGTGAATCCAGAGGCATTCAAACGGCTCTGCCCCGCCTTTGGGATGATTCCCAACCCGGAGGACAACCGCCCGGTAGTCTCCGATATTCCGACACTGATTCTTTCTGGTGCGCTTGATCCCGCCGCGCCACCCGTCCATGCTGAATTCGTGGCAAAACACCTGACCAATGCCCACCTGATCACCTTCCCTACACAGGCACATTTCGTCTGGGATAGGGGAGGGGCGTGTCCAAAGGGGATTGCCACTGCGTTTCTGGCAGCCCCCACACAAGCACCCTCAACCGAGTGCCTGACAACAATGCCGCCCATCCCATTCATCACACCGCCGCAGGTGGTCAGGCTCTCTGGGGCAGCGGAATTCATGGCTGTGATGACAGAACAGGGCATCACGCTAAAAAACTTTAGTGTGCCGATCTTCGTGGGCATCCTCGCTTTGGTATCGCCTCTCTTTGTGGCGATTAGCGTGATTCGCCCGCAGCAGAGGGTAAGCGCCGCCGCCCGTTCCTTACAAATTGGGCATGTGCTGGCGGGCGGGATGCTGATTTTAGATGTGCTGGCAGTGATCAGCGTTTACCGCGTCTTGACAACCACCGCGACAGGTCACTATGGAATGCTCTATGCGGGCGTTCCGCTGTGGGCATCGATCATTTTCCTGATACCTATTGTCGTGGCAATTCTCGCGGTGGGGTTGTTGGCGCTGATTATGTTTGCCAGACGGGGACGGGTGTGGTCGGCGGGAACGCGGCTATACTACGGGCTGATCGCCCTGGCGAGCTTTGGGTTGATTCTGTGGTTGGCAGGATGGGGGTTAGTGCCGCTATGA
- the tilS gene encoding tRNA lysidine(34) synthetase TilS translates to MTTHTADQNTPFTPNDLIEKVRTYCRDHKLFPNERALVAVSGGVDSLVLLHILKQFVNVTAATFDHQLRGTVGAEDVAYVQQIGAAWGVLVVSGAGDVVEMATRWRVGTETAGRRARYAFLANVAAQMGVTEVAVAHHRDDQAETVLLHVIRGAGLSGLRGMLPRTPIRTMIGTGNDADLISPALDLEPIHVVRPLLEITRAEIEAYAAAEGIIPRHDASNDDLTFTRNRIRHEVIPLLETINPEVSAALGRLAILARDDEEAIRSLLPPISQRTGEATFSWDAFRTLPSALRRITIREAARLVNPEIDLTFSRLIGVADQLGRGRLEIGYLGGGVTIEREESLVSLYDPTIYPPDSPWLPSGTHIVIPSKGRYKLAPDAEKGWTVHVHLSETPPPPTDDPLVGIFPMRRDAQAILRTPRPGDSYTPKGMSGTQKVGDALTNLKVRRAYRDRIPVLSVDDRILWFVPPGVKGRYAADAESEMGTLWWVVRFVLPEGD, encoded by the coding sequence ATGACGACACATACAGCAGATCAAAACACGCCCTTCACCCCCAATGATCTCATCGAAAAGGTGCGCACCTACTGCCGCGATCACAAATTGTTCCCCAATGAGCGAGCATTGGTTGCCGTCTCCGGCGGGGTGGACTCCCTTGTTTTGCTCCACATCCTAAAGCAGTTTGTAAATGTCACCGCTGCCACCTTTGATCACCAACTGCGCGGGACAGTCGGCGCTGAGGATGTCGCCTATGTGCAGCAAATTGGTGCAGCGTGGGGCGTCCTTGTCGTCAGCGGCGCGGGGGACGTGGTAGAGATGGCAACGCGCTGGCGGGTGGGGACGGAAACCGCCGGACGGCGGGCGCGGTATGCCTTCCTTGCCAACGTCGCCGCGCAAATGGGTGTGACCGAAGTCGCCGTCGCCCACCATCGGGACGATCAGGCAGAGACAGTGCTGCTCCATGTCATACGCGGGGCGGGGCTTTCGGGGCTGCGCGGGATGCTCCCCCGGACGCCCATTCGGACGATGATTGGCACAGGGAATGATGCTGATCTTATCTCGCCCGCCCTTGATTTAGAGCCGATCCACGTTGTCCGCCCGCTTTTGGAGATCACACGGGCGGAGATTGAAGCCTATGCTGCTGCCGAGGGGATCATCCCGCGCCATGATGCCTCCAACGATGATCTGACCTTCACCCGCAACCGGATTCGCCACGAGGTAATCCCCCTATTGGAGACGATCAACCCAGAGGTGAGCGCGGCGTTGGGGCGCTTGGCGATCCTCGCCCGTGATGATGAGGAGGCGATCCGCTCGTTATTACCGCCGATCAGCCAGCGAACAGGCGAAGCAACTTTTTCTTGGGATGCCTTTCGGACGCTCCCCTCAGCGCTGCGCCGCATCACGATTCGGGAAGCGGCGCGGTTGGTGAATCCAGAGATCGATTTGACCTTTTCGCGCTTGATCGGTGTTGCCGATCAATTGGGGCGCGGGCGCTTGGAAATCGGCTATCTGGGTGGGGGAGTGACCATCGAACGCGAGGAAAGCCTTGTCAGCCTCTATGACCCGACGATCTATCCGCCTGATTCGCCCTGGCTGCCTAGCGGGACTCACATCGTAATCCCCTCTAAAGGACGGTATAAGCTCGCCCCCGACGCAGAAAAGGGGTGGACAGTGCATGTCCATCTCAGCGAAACACCGCCCCCACCAACAGACGATCCGCTGGTGGGGATATTCCCCATGCGGCGCGATGCTCAGGCGATCTTGCGGACACCCCGCCCCGGCGACAGCTACACCCCCAAAGGGATGAGCGGAACGCAAAAAGTGGGTGATGCCCTGACGAACTTGAAAGTTCGCCGCGCCTATCGGGATCGCATTCCCGTCCTCAGCGTGGATGATCGTATTTTATGGTTTGTCCCACCGGGGGTAAAGGGGCGTTACGCCGCTGATGCCGAGAGCGAGATGGGAACCCTGTGGTGGGTGGTGCGGTTCGTCCTGCCAGAGGGGGATTAA
- a CDS encoding transglycosylase domain-containing protein: protein MTTTNPRTTATTIRRRRQHRREKRQTRQKGLLSVLAFGTLAALVVTLVLIVGGVGAFVALYVSYARDLPPPEAITRVREEFETTLLYDRSGQTVLYQIVDPAGDRQSVALPDIPADLVNATIAIEDKSFYTNPGFDIRGMLRALFIALQEGAVQGASTITQQLVKNTLIAPEERTALSQDRKIKEIILATEISRLYSKNQILEWYLNTNFYGNLAYGVGTAAQVYFGKRVQDLTLGEAAMLAAIPQNPQLNPIDDWIAARQRQAVVLDSMVAQGYITEATATAAKSEIIILRPTTERYGIIAPHFSLYAREQAITILNKLGMDGARLVSGKGLKIYTTLDVDLNYQVECVLRGHVERLAGGNPAAAPNTAEGKPCAAAQYLTIPPKLMLNTRRNVTNAAAVVIEPRTAEIKAMVGSIDYYNTGMEGNFNAALGLRQPGSAFKPFVYVTAFASPAHTYTPATMLLDIPTTFNQDGVSYAPRNEDGQFHGVLSLRDALANSYNIPTVSVLRDVTVGAVLRSARRLGLNTLTQPLDRYGLALALGSGEVTLLDLTYAYTTFATLGVMGGTPAANPRPGFRTLDPVTILRIEDRDGKILWQYGQPEGTFVRQNLLSDSLAYLITDILADNNARLPAFGRGNALEISRPAAVKTGTTNDVRDAWTVGYTPYLVTGVWVGNNNNTPLGDDLSGSTAAAPIWGAIMEYLSARDNLPAEGWTRPNSLIEATVCLDTGLLPTPDCPRTKELFYVDPVTGSSTLPTQRDIYWKRYSINSRNGLLATALTPPELVTERIFFDYPPEALAWAQSKGMPLPPKEYDSGGTRVETGAGEIRQPAGLARVRGAVEVRGSVAGEVTSYLLEYGEGINPNRWIPIPGGELSGRGDDLRLGLWDTRGLSGLYTLRLGLTLADQRFLPRTVQVTVDNQPPTLKVITPRDKEDINPVDGVIAITAEVTDDIELERVEFYWNGQILATLAEAPFRTEWRIVKLGAQQFQVIAYDTAGNVTKSDVFTVTILN, encoded by the coding sequence TTGACGACCACCAACCCCCGTACCACCGCCACGACGATTCGCCGTCGCCGCCAACATCGCCGCGAAAAACGCCAGACCCGCCAAAAGGGGCTGCTGAGCGTTCTTGCTTTTGGGACGCTGGCAGCACTGGTGGTGACTCTTGTTTTGATCGTCGGCGGGGTGGGGGCGTTTGTCGCGCTCTATGTGTCCTATGCCCGCGATCTCCCCCCGCCAGAGGCAATCACTCGTGTGCGGGAGGAATTCGAGACGACGCTGCTCTATGATCGCAGTGGGCAAACCGTCCTTTACCAAATTGTCGATCCGGCGGGGGATCGGCAATCGGTTGCGCTTCCCGACATCCCCGCTGATCTCGTCAACGCGACGATTGCCATTGAGGATAAAAGTTTCTACACGAATCCTGGGTTTGATATTCGGGGGATGCTCAGGGCGCTTTTCATCGCCTTGCAAGAAGGGGCGGTGCAAGGGGCGAGTACGATCACGCAGCAGCTTGTGAAGAACACGCTGATTGCCCCCGAAGAACGCACCGCCCTCAGCCAAGATCGGAAGATCAAAGAGATCATCCTTGCCACCGAAATTTCCCGCCTCTACAGCAAGAATCAAATCCTTGAGTGGTATTTGAACACGAATTTCTATGGCAATCTCGCCTATGGGGTGGGGACGGCGGCACAGGTCTACTTTGGCAAGCGCGTTCAAGACCTCACCCTGGGCGAAGCGGCAATGCTGGCGGCAATTCCGCAAAACCCGCAGTTGAACCCAATTGATGATTGGATCGCCGCCCGCCAACGGCAGGCGGTTGTCCTTGATAGCATGGTTGCTCAGGGCTATATCACCGAGGCGACGGCAACAGCGGCGAAGTCAGAGATAATCATCTTACGCCCTACAACGGAACGCTATGGAATCATCGCCCCCCATTTCTCCCTGTATGCCCGCGAGCAGGCGATCACCATCCTAAATAAGTTAGGGATGGACGGCGCACGGTTAGTTTCTGGCAAGGGCTTGAAAATCTATACGACCCTTGATGTGGATTTGAACTATCAAGTTGAGTGCGTCCTGCGCGGTCATGTGGAACGGCTTGCCGGCGGAAACCCCGCCGCCGCCCCGAACACAGCCGAAGGCAAGCCCTGCGCCGCCGCCCAATACCTCACCATACCGCCCAAATTGATGCTAAACACCCGCCGCAATGTGACGAACGCGGCGGCGGTGGTCATCGAGCCGCGCACCGCCGAGATCAAGGCGATGGTCGGCAGCATCGATTATTACAACACGGGCATGGAAGGAAATTTCAATGCGGCGCTTGGGCTGCGCCAGCCGGGGTCAGCGTTTAAACCGTTTGTCTACGTCACGGCGTTTGCCTCCCCCGCCCATACCTACACCCCGGCGACGATGCTTCTGGACATACCAACGACCTTCAATCAGGACGGCGTGAGCTACGCCCCGCGCAACGAAGATGGGCAGTTTCACGGCGTCCTCAGCCTGCGCGATGCGCTGGCGAATTCCTACAACATCCCCACCGTCAGCGTCCTGCGCGATGTGACCGTTGGGGCAGTCTTGCGCAGCGCACGGCGTTTGGGCTTGAATACCCTGACTCAGCCGTTGGATCGCTATGGTTTGGCGCTGGCGTTGGGCAGTGGGGAAGTCACCCTGCTTGATCTGACCTATGCCTATACCACCTTTGCCACACTTGGGGTGATGGGCGGGACGCCCGCCGCCAACCCACGCCCTGGATTCCGCACCCTTGATCCAGTCACCATCTTGCGCATCGAAGACCGTGACGGCAAGATTCTCTGGCAATATGGGCAGCCAGAGGGGACATTTGTCCGCCAAAATCTGCTCTCCGATTCGCTGGCATACCTGATCACCGATATTTTGGCGGATAACAATGCCCGCTTGCCTGCTTTTGGGCGGGGGAACGCCCTCGAAATTTCCCGTCCAGCGGCGGTTAAGACAGGAACCACAAATGATGTGCGCGATGCGTGGACGGTGGGCTATACCCCGTACCTTGTCACCGGCGTGTGGGTGGGGAATAACAACAACACCCCGCTTGGGGATGATTTGAGCGGCTCAACGGCTGCCGCGCCGATATGGGGGGCAATCATGGAGTACCTCAGCGCCCGCGACAACCTTCCCGCCGAAGGCTGGACACGCCCCAACAGTCTGATCGAAGCAACGGTTTGCCTTGATACAGGGCTGCTTCCCACGCCGGATTGTCCACGCACAAAAGAACTTTTCTATGTTGACCCCGTAACAGGAAGCAGCACCCTTCCTACCCAACGCGATATTTACTGGAAGCGCTATAGCATCAACAGCCGGAATGGACTCCTGGCGACGGCGTTGACCCCGCCCGAACTCGTTACGGAACGCATTTTCTTTGATTACCCCCCCGAAGCGCTGGCATGGGCGCAGTCAAAGGGAATGCCCCTCCCCCCAAAAGAATATGATTCCGGTGGGACGCGGGTGGAGACGGGCGCTGGCGAGATTCGCCAACCGGCGGGCTTGGCGCGGGTGCGCGGGGCGGTGGAGGTACGCGGCTCAGTGGCGGGCGAGGTGACGTCCTACCTGTTGGAATATGGCGAGGGCATCAACCCCAACCGCTGGATTCCCATCCCCGGTGGGGAACTCAGCGGGCGCGGCGACGATCTGCGCTTGGGACTGTGGGATACACGCGGGCTGAGCGGCTTGTACACACTCCGGCTTGGGTTAACCCTTGCCGATCAGCGCTTTTTGCCGCGTACCGTCCAAGTGACCGTCGATAACCAACCACCCACCCTAAAGGTGATCACACCGCGAGATAAAGAGGACATTAATCCGGTGGATGGCGTCATTGCCATCACCGCGGAGGTGACGGACGATATTGAGTTGGAACGTGTGGAGTTCTATTGGAATGGACAAATTTTGGCGACTCTTGCCGAAGCACCCTTCCGCACCGAATGGCGCATTGTGAAATTGGGCGCCCAACAGTTTCAGGTCATCGCCTATGACACAGCGGGCAATGTCACAAAAAGCGATGTGTTTACGGTGACAATCCTGAATTGA